A window from Chrysemys picta bellii isolate R12L10 chromosome 2, ASM1138683v2, whole genome shotgun sequence encodes these proteins:
- the TSHZ1 gene encoding teashirt homolog 1 isoform X1 gives MSESCSQPIFIFYFDLHINSPTFPNQAYVPEEELKAAEIDEDRVEDDGLSLDIQESEYLCNEETEIKEAQSYQNSPVSTATNQDAGYGSPFSENSDQLAHFKSTSSQEEKEDHQCTDNASYPQDSLAQIKAVYANLLSESCWSSLALDLKKSSPTTSNNEISQNENTTNCNANTNTHGTSTNTSTSTSNCNTSNSNSGGSGYDWHQAALAKTLQQTSSYGLLPEPSLFSTVQLYRQNNKLYGSVFTGASKFRCKDCSAAYDTLVELTVHMNETGHYRDDNRDKESEKTKRWSKPRKRSLMEMEGKEDAQKVLKCMYCGHSFESLQDLSVHMIKTKHYQKVPLKEPVPAITKLVPSTKKRALQDLASPCSPEPPGITAEAALSESAKDQKTANPYVTPNNRYGYQNGASYTWQFEARKAQILKCMECGSSHDTLQQLTAHMMVTGHFLKVTNSASKKGKQLVLDPVVEEKIQSIPLPPTTHTRLPASNIKKQPDSPAGSTNSEEKKDPEKEKVVVTETDKKIKEESEDSTEKFEPTTLYQYLREEDLDDSPKGGIDILKSLENTVTTAISKAQNGAPSWGGYPSIHAAYQLPGTVKSLQPTVQSVQMQPSYASSVKSLSSEHSALVHSPGSLTPPPHKSNVSAMEELVEKVTGKINVKREEKPAEKEKSSPVKPTSPAAKENKDFPKSEEINNKQQQKKSPDAEVQKVKKDSPAEAHTPNGTEPLKAKVANGCNNLGIITDHSPEPSFINPLSALQSIMNTHLGKVSKPVSPSLDPLAMLYKISNSMLDKPIYPTTPVKQADAIDRYYYENSDQPIDLTKSKNKPLVSSVADSVSSPLRESALMDISDMVKNLTGRLTPKSSTPSTVSEKSDADGSSFEEALDELSPVHKRKGRQSNWNPQHLLILQAQFASSLRETPEGKYIMSDLGPQERVHISKFTGLSMTTISHWLANVKYQLRRTGGTKFLKNLDTGHPVFFCNDCASQFRTASTYISHLETHLGFSLKDLSKLPLNQIQEQQNVSKVLTNKTLGSLGIAEEDLGSTFQCKLCNRTFASKHAVKLHLSKTHGKSPEDHLIYVTELEKQ, from the exons atgtcaGAAAGCTGTTCTCAACCCATTTTTATTTTCTACTTTGACTTGCACATAAACTCACCCACATTCCCCAACCAAG cATATGTTCCTGAGGAGGAATTGAAGGCAGCGGAAATAGATGAAGACAGAGTGGAGGATGACGGGCTGTCTCTGGACATCCAGGAGAGTGAGTATTTGTGCAATGAAGAAACAGAGATCAAAGAGGCTCAAAGCTACCAGAACTCCCCAGTCAGCACTGCAACTAATCAAGATGCAGGCTATGGTTCACCGTTTAGTGAAAACAGTGATCAACTGGCCCATTTCAAAAGCACTTCCTCGCAAGAAGAGAAAGAGGATCATCAGTGCACAGACAATGCTTCCTATCCACAGGACAGCTTGGCACAAATAAAAGCTGTGTATGCAAATTTACTCTCAGAGTCTTGCTGGTCCAGTTTAGCTTTGGACTTAAAGAAATCCAGTCCAACTACCAGCAACAATGAAATCAGCCAGAATGAAAACACCACCAATTGCAATGCTAATACCAACACCCATGGTACCAGTACCAACACCAGTACTAGTACGAGTAACTGTAATACTAGTAACAGTAACAGTGGTGGTTCAGGTTATGACTGGCACCAAGCTGCATTAGCTAAAACTTTGCAGCAGACTTCTTCATATGGACTTCTCCCAGAGCCTAGCCTGTTCAGCACAGTTCAGCTTTACCGGCAAAACAATAAACTCTATGGGTCTGTGTTCACTGGTGCTAGTAAATTTCGATGCAAAGACTGCAGTGCAGCCTATGACACACTGGTGGAGCTAACAGTGCATATGAATGAAACTGGACATTACCGTGATGACAACAGAGATAAAGAATCTGAAAAGACCAAACGGTGGTCAAAGCCTAGAAAACGTTCGCTTATGGAAATGGAAGGCAAAGAGGATGCTCAAAAAGTGCTGAAATGCATGTACTGTGGGCATTCATTTGAATCTTTGCAAGACCTGAGTGTCCATATGATAAAAACAAAGCATTACCAGAAAGTGCCTCTGAAGGAACCAGTACCAGCCATCACTAAACTGGTCCCTTCTACCAAAAAGCGAGCACTTCAGGACTTAGCTTCACCTTGTTCACCTGAGCCACCAGGGATCACTGCAGAGGCTGCATTGAGTGAGTCTGCAAAGGATCAGAAAACTGCCAATCCCTATGTGACTCCAAACAATCGCTATGGCTATCAGAATGGTGCTAGCTACACTTGGCAGTTTGAGGCCCGTAAAGCCCAGATACTGAAATGCATGGAATGTGGCAGTTCTCATGACACATTGCAGCAACTTACTGCTCATATGATGGTCACTGGTCATTTTTTGAAGGTGACCAACTCAGCCTcgaaaaaaggaaaacaactaGTGTTGGACCCTGTGGTGGAGGAAAAGATACAGTCCATACCTCTGCCACCCACCACCCATACGAGACTACCAGCCTCCAACATTAAAAAGCAACCTGATTCTCCAGCTGGATCTACAAACTCTGAGGAGAAGAAGGACCCAGAAAAGGAAAAGGTGGTTGTCACTGAAACAGACAAAAAGATAAAAGAGGAGAGTGAGGACTCTACGGAAAAATTTGAGCCAACAACTTTATATCAGTACCTCAGAGAGGAGGATCTGGATGACAGTCCTAAAGGTGGAATAGACATATTGAAATCCCTTGAGAACACGGTGACAACAGCTATCAGCAAGGCTCAAAATGGAGCACCTTCCTGGGGAGGATACCCCAGCATTCATGCAGCTTACCAGCTACCGGGAACAGTAAAGTCCCTACAACCCACAGTGCAGAGTGTTCAAATGCAGCCATCCTATGCCAGTAGTGTAAAATCACTGTCGTCGGAACACAGTGCACTCGTCCATTCCCCAGGTAGTCTCACACCCCCACCTCACAAGAGTAATGTGTCGGCGATGGAGGAGCTGGTGGAGAAAGTTACAGGTAAAATCAATGTAAAGAGGGAAGAAAAACctgcagagaaagagaagagTTCTCCCGTTAAACCAACGTCACCTGCTGCTAAAGAAAACAAAgactttccaaaatctgaggaaaTAAACAACAAACAGCAACAGAAAAAGAGTCCCGATGCAGAAGTTCAGAAGGTCAAAAAGGACAGTCCAGCTGAAGCTCATACTCCAAATGGTACAGAGCCACTCAAAGCAAAAGTCGCAAATGGCTGTAATAATTTAGGAATCATCACAGATCATTCGCCTGAGCCATCTTTCATTAACCCATTGAGTGCTTTACAGTCCATTATGAATACCCACCTAGGCAAAGTTTCTAAGCCAGTAAGCCCCTCTTTGGACCCTTTGGCCATGTTGTACAAAATTAGCAACAGTATGTTGGACAAACCCATTTACCCGACCACTCCGGTCAAGCAGGCTGATGCCATCGACCGATACTACTATGAAAACAGTGATCAGCCCATTGATTTAACCAAGTCCAAAAACAAACCTCTTGTTTCCAGTGTGGCTGACTCTGTCTCTTCTCCTCTAAGGGAGAGCGCCCTAATGGATATTTCTGATATGGTGAAAAATCTCACAGGGCGTTTGACACCCAAGTCTTCGACTCCATCTACTGTGTCAGAGAAGTCGGATGCTGATGGAAGCAGTTTTGAGGAAGCTCTGGATGAGCTGTCACCAGTACACAAGAGGAAAGGCAGGCAGTCCAACTGGAACCCTCAGCATCTTCTGATCCTTCAAGCACAGTTTGCTTCCAGCTTGAGGgagacaccagaaggcaaatatatTATGTCAGACCTCGGTCCACAGGAGCGGGTACACATCTCTAAGTTTACTGGTCTTTCCATGACCACAATTAGCCACTGGCTGGCCAATGTGAAGTATCAGTTAAGGAGGACAGGTGGAACTAAGTTTTTAAAGAACCTAGACACAGGACatcctgttttcttttgcaatgaTTGTGCCTCTCAATTCAGGACTGCTTCTACATACATAAGTCACTTAGAGACACATTTAGGGTTTAGTTTGAAGGATCTGTCAAAGTTGCCACTAAATCAGATTCAAGAACAGCAGAATGTTTCAAAAGTCCTCACGAACAAGACTTTGGGCTCACTTGGAATTGCTGAGGAGGACTTGGGCTCCACATTCCAGTGTAAGCTCTGTAACCGAACTTTTGCAAGCAAGCACGCAGTCAAACTGCACCTTAGTAAAACACACGGCAAGTCCCCAGAGGACCATCTGATCTATGTAACTGAGTTAGAAAAACAATAG
- the TSHZ1 gene encoding teashirt homolog 1 isoform X2, which produces MPRRKQQAPRRSAAYVPEEELKAAEIDEDRVEDDGLSLDIQESEYLCNEETEIKEAQSYQNSPVSTATNQDAGYGSPFSENSDQLAHFKSTSSQEEKEDHQCTDNASYPQDSLAQIKAVYANLLSESCWSSLALDLKKSSPTTSNNEISQNENTTNCNANTNTHGTSTNTSTSTSNCNTSNSNSGGSGYDWHQAALAKTLQQTSSYGLLPEPSLFSTVQLYRQNNKLYGSVFTGASKFRCKDCSAAYDTLVELTVHMNETGHYRDDNRDKESEKTKRWSKPRKRSLMEMEGKEDAQKVLKCMYCGHSFESLQDLSVHMIKTKHYQKVPLKEPVPAITKLVPSTKKRALQDLASPCSPEPPGITAEAALSESAKDQKTANPYVTPNNRYGYQNGASYTWQFEARKAQILKCMECGSSHDTLQQLTAHMMVTGHFLKVTNSASKKGKQLVLDPVVEEKIQSIPLPPTTHTRLPASNIKKQPDSPAGSTNSEEKKDPEKEKVVVTETDKKIKEESEDSTEKFEPTTLYQYLREEDLDDSPKGGIDILKSLENTVTTAISKAQNGAPSWGGYPSIHAAYQLPGTVKSLQPTVQSVQMQPSYASSVKSLSSEHSALVHSPGSLTPPPHKSNVSAMEELVEKVTGKINVKREEKPAEKEKSSPVKPTSPAAKENKDFPKSEEINNKQQQKKSPDAEVQKVKKDSPAEAHTPNGTEPLKAKVANGCNNLGIITDHSPEPSFINPLSALQSIMNTHLGKVSKPVSPSLDPLAMLYKISNSMLDKPIYPTTPVKQADAIDRYYYENSDQPIDLTKSKNKPLVSSVADSVSSPLRESALMDISDMVKNLTGRLTPKSSTPSTVSEKSDADGSSFEEALDELSPVHKRKGRQSNWNPQHLLILQAQFASSLRETPEGKYIMSDLGPQERVHISKFTGLSMTTISHWLANVKYQLRRTGGTKFLKNLDTGHPVFFCNDCASQFRTASTYISHLETHLGFSLKDLSKLPLNQIQEQQNVSKVLTNKTLGSLGIAEEDLGSTFQCKLCNRTFASKHAVKLHLSKTHGKSPEDHLIYVTELEKQ; this is translated from the coding sequence cATATGTTCCTGAGGAGGAATTGAAGGCAGCGGAAATAGATGAAGACAGAGTGGAGGATGACGGGCTGTCTCTGGACATCCAGGAGAGTGAGTATTTGTGCAATGAAGAAACAGAGATCAAAGAGGCTCAAAGCTACCAGAACTCCCCAGTCAGCACTGCAACTAATCAAGATGCAGGCTATGGTTCACCGTTTAGTGAAAACAGTGATCAACTGGCCCATTTCAAAAGCACTTCCTCGCAAGAAGAGAAAGAGGATCATCAGTGCACAGACAATGCTTCCTATCCACAGGACAGCTTGGCACAAATAAAAGCTGTGTATGCAAATTTACTCTCAGAGTCTTGCTGGTCCAGTTTAGCTTTGGACTTAAAGAAATCCAGTCCAACTACCAGCAACAATGAAATCAGCCAGAATGAAAACACCACCAATTGCAATGCTAATACCAACACCCATGGTACCAGTACCAACACCAGTACTAGTACGAGTAACTGTAATACTAGTAACAGTAACAGTGGTGGTTCAGGTTATGACTGGCACCAAGCTGCATTAGCTAAAACTTTGCAGCAGACTTCTTCATATGGACTTCTCCCAGAGCCTAGCCTGTTCAGCACAGTTCAGCTTTACCGGCAAAACAATAAACTCTATGGGTCTGTGTTCACTGGTGCTAGTAAATTTCGATGCAAAGACTGCAGTGCAGCCTATGACACACTGGTGGAGCTAACAGTGCATATGAATGAAACTGGACATTACCGTGATGACAACAGAGATAAAGAATCTGAAAAGACCAAACGGTGGTCAAAGCCTAGAAAACGTTCGCTTATGGAAATGGAAGGCAAAGAGGATGCTCAAAAAGTGCTGAAATGCATGTACTGTGGGCATTCATTTGAATCTTTGCAAGACCTGAGTGTCCATATGATAAAAACAAAGCATTACCAGAAAGTGCCTCTGAAGGAACCAGTACCAGCCATCACTAAACTGGTCCCTTCTACCAAAAAGCGAGCACTTCAGGACTTAGCTTCACCTTGTTCACCTGAGCCACCAGGGATCACTGCAGAGGCTGCATTGAGTGAGTCTGCAAAGGATCAGAAAACTGCCAATCCCTATGTGACTCCAAACAATCGCTATGGCTATCAGAATGGTGCTAGCTACACTTGGCAGTTTGAGGCCCGTAAAGCCCAGATACTGAAATGCATGGAATGTGGCAGTTCTCATGACACATTGCAGCAACTTACTGCTCATATGATGGTCACTGGTCATTTTTTGAAGGTGACCAACTCAGCCTcgaaaaaaggaaaacaactaGTGTTGGACCCTGTGGTGGAGGAAAAGATACAGTCCATACCTCTGCCACCCACCACCCATACGAGACTACCAGCCTCCAACATTAAAAAGCAACCTGATTCTCCAGCTGGATCTACAAACTCTGAGGAGAAGAAGGACCCAGAAAAGGAAAAGGTGGTTGTCACTGAAACAGACAAAAAGATAAAAGAGGAGAGTGAGGACTCTACGGAAAAATTTGAGCCAACAACTTTATATCAGTACCTCAGAGAGGAGGATCTGGATGACAGTCCTAAAGGTGGAATAGACATATTGAAATCCCTTGAGAACACGGTGACAACAGCTATCAGCAAGGCTCAAAATGGAGCACCTTCCTGGGGAGGATACCCCAGCATTCATGCAGCTTACCAGCTACCGGGAACAGTAAAGTCCCTACAACCCACAGTGCAGAGTGTTCAAATGCAGCCATCCTATGCCAGTAGTGTAAAATCACTGTCGTCGGAACACAGTGCACTCGTCCATTCCCCAGGTAGTCTCACACCCCCACCTCACAAGAGTAATGTGTCGGCGATGGAGGAGCTGGTGGAGAAAGTTACAGGTAAAATCAATGTAAAGAGGGAAGAAAAACctgcagagaaagagaagagTTCTCCCGTTAAACCAACGTCACCTGCTGCTAAAGAAAACAAAgactttccaaaatctgaggaaaTAAACAACAAACAGCAACAGAAAAAGAGTCCCGATGCAGAAGTTCAGAAGGTCAAAAAGGACAGTCCAGCTGAAGCTCATACTCCAAATGGTACAGAGCCACTCAAAGCAAAAGTCGCAAATGGCTGTAATAATTTAGGAATCATCACAGATCATTCGCCTGAGCCATCTTTCATTAACCCATTGAGTGCTTTACAGTCCATTATGAATACCCACCTAGGCAAAGTTTCTAAGCCAGTAAGCCCCTCTTTGGACCCTTTGGCCATGTTGTACAAAATTAGCAACAGTATGTTGGACAAACCCATTTACCCGACCACTCCGGTCAAGCAGGCTGATGCCATCGACCGATACTACTATGAAAACAGTGATCAGCCCATTGATTTAACCAAGTCCAAAAACAAACCTCTTGTTTCCAGTGTGGCTGACTCTGTCTCTTCTCCTCTAAGGGAGAGCGCCCTAATGGATATTTCTGATATGGTGAAAAATCTCACAGGGCGTTTGACACCCAAGTCTTCGACTCCATCTACTGTGTCAGAGAAGTCGGATGCTGATGGAAGCAGTTTTGAGGAAGCTCTGGATGAGCTGTCACCAGTACACAAGAGGAAAGGCAGGCAGTCCAACTGGAACCCTCAGCATCTTCTGATCCTTCAAGCACAGTTTGCTTCCAGCTTGAGGgagacaccagaaggcaaatatatTATGTCAGACCTCGGTCCACAGGAGCGGGTACACATCTCTAAGTTTACTGGTCTTTCCATGACCACAATTAGCCACTGGCTGGCCAATGTGAAGTATCAGTTAAGGAGGACAGGTGGAACTAAGTTTTTAAAGAACCTAGACACAGGACatcctgttttcttttgcaatgaTTGTGCCTCTCAATTCAGGACTGCTTCTACATACATAAGTCACTTAGAGACACATTTAGGGTTTAGTTTGAAGGATCTGTCAAAGTTGCCACTAAATCAGATTCAAGAACAGCAGAATGTTTCAAAAGTCCTCACGAACAAGACTTTGGGCTCACTTGGAATTGCTGAGGAGGACTTGGGCTCCACATTCCAGTGTAAGCTCTGTAACCGAACTTTTGCAAGCAAGCACGCAGTCAAACTGCACCTTAGTAAAACACACGGCAAGTCCCCAGAGGACCATCTGATCTATGTAACTGAGTTAGAAAAACAATAG